The genomic stretch TCGCTGATTATcttatcttattaatattataaatgcgaaagtttgtgagtttgtatgtatgtatgtttgttactcaatcacatcaaaatggctgaaagaatcgggatgaaatttggaacaggggtaaataatggtctggaataacacataggccgtTTTTAACCTACGGGAACGTGATCGAAGCCGCGTGCAaagctagttttattatatttgaatcTACAATTGTATGTGCTATTATTTTAGTTGTTAAGCAAATTGTTTTACAAAGGTATTTTATAAGAAATGAAATTTTTATACAACTTATaattacacatatttttaatttattgtcttgtttttttattttagtatccTATGTCAAGTTGGATTAACTTTTAAATCATAACTACTCGACGGTTGTCGGTTGTTCAATATACTGGGTGTAAGGAAAACGCTCTCGAAGCCAAAAGACTTTTGCTTTATTATACGAACacagtttaataacaataaccatTCATCAAATGGTTAATGTATTAGtgatttagtatttttcaaaccGCAATGTACAGCGTACAGAATTTAAGGTCGACATCGCACGCGCGCGCAATTTTCATACCTACCGTACCGCCCGCACGATCCAGCGGCCGGCGGGCGGTACGGTGAAACACGCGCCTATTCATATACGTAGGTATAGGTTGAAGCGTATTGTTTACTGTAAACACTTACCTAGCTAAATCCTTTGCGATCGAACAAGGTGGGGTCGAATTGTGCCCCATTCATCTCGATGCAGAGGCGGGCTCGGCGATATGTTTCCGCATGGCTACACAAAGTACTGGGTCTTCATTAGAATGCTCACATGTAAACAGAAGCGTcatgtagagattgtccagtcaactcaTGGTACGGTGACTGTCCGGCGAACACTCTTTCCTTACGTATCCCCACAAAAAAGCTAAGGGGGTTAATCGGGCGAACGGGGTGGCCAAGCTTGTGGCCCTAGCCTGCCGATCCACCGGTCTTCCAACATCACCGAGTGACGCTCACGGACACTTCTCACTACGTGATTTTCTAGAACTCGTTGGAATGCTGCCATATAGAATCAGAGGGATGCCGCATGTTTGGATGTCTTTCCCGGTAAATCCTAATGCAAGGGAAGCATTACCCCGGGCCTCGCCTAAACACATCAACATGTATGCCGTATTCACGAGCACTGTACACGTACGGTTGTGGCATTGTTAAACAACACGAACACAAATTAACAGACACGAACacaaattaacaataactaacaagaaacttaacaataactaaaaagaaacttaacaattaactaacaataacaacaaaactgtaattttactaaaaactaaTGGAACAAAATTGGCGCGTCTACGTAATTCGCAATGAAATACTGACGGTAAAACTGTTGCACGGTTGCACAAGTACCAACAGTGttgccagtttatttttatgtaaataatacttagacgtaaaaaaacaaaagctacCTTGTTGCGAAGTCTTGATTTTTACCCCATGTACTACTGATGTAACTTGAGAAAAACTATCTTAATAGTTACTTGATTCATAACGTTTTTGCACACATAAGCtaaagaagaaacaaatgcaaattttaatacaaaaattcaaataaaagtggCAACATTGCTCGATGTTCCCCGAAAAGATCTACCCGGTGGCGGCGCGGTGTCCCATCTTCTTGTTCAAAGATTATAAATGCAGACACTCCTCTTGAGTCTGCTACTGTTTTATTCGTCTTTAATTATGTTTCTCAGTTATTTCAtctttaataagttaattaatgaATCAAACTAAATGCGATGAACGTGTGTAAGGCTTCTTAGTGGCTTGAAGCAAAACGGCTATTGATACCTACTATCGCTAACCTAACGGTACTGGACGTTAGGGATAAAACTATTTCAGTGTACTTATACGGCATGTTGTATGTTACTAAGgtaagcaaaatgttttgatattgtAGTGCGTTTAGAAAGATGATTTaatgttacataataattaaatgatttgttaaataatacatcagaatagtgaagttaaaaaaacttaaaaacaaaaaatgaaaataataaaacaaatgatagcAGTTAGGCATAATGCATGTTTAATCATTATGTcacttctgttttattttaggcgGTCGGCTTGGCGCTTGACGTTTGCGTATGTAGTAGTGTATTCGCCCACGCACACATTTTACCGCTGTGTACTACGTGCAACAAAGTATTGCGCGGTCGAGTTAGTTGACCCGTGGCTTCACAgctgattgaattaatttacattgcgttttaaaaataattactgaatatggttttttttattgcgattcTATTTCTTTGTATGTATCAAAGGCTAGTGAcctaaaaaaaaccgaaaaaaaagtgATGGTATTCGTTTGTTCAATTATGTATTCCCATactttgtatattaaaattagaaCACTTGAAGCCGGGCTAGTCAGCAATCAGCAGTGCTTGATTCAAACTGCGACCTCCAAAGGCTCCATTGCACCTACTAACcttcaacagcttataagtggccactgctggccaaaggcctcttctcatacgaagaaggattgagcattaatcaccacgctcaatgtgggttggcgatttcaaacccataattagaaaataaagcccaggtttccttacgatgttttccttcaccgtttgtacTAACAACGGTGAAGGAACACCACTGGGtgtcaaaataatcttagagtacataatataatacggaaaagttacattggtaagtttcgaacccgcacactcttatgcatgagaagcaggcgtcttaaacctccggtcCACCACGCCACTAACCTTAGTCGAGTAATAATGTAATGAAACTTTTATGTActcgcccgaatactcaaacgctactcaattttaagttgtacttaaatatcgtgctatctctgtcattttattaaaaaaattgatagtgacagaactacgtttgagagcgtcttaaaattgagtagcgttagAGTAATCGGGCATAAGAAAACAagaaaaacgtatttttttagacaaattatagtttagtatatgcttaaaaataaatctatcgaTAACCGGTAATTTTTGAATTAATTGATAAATCCTACCCACCTGTTGCTCACTCACCCCTCACTAGAAACGTCATTAAAGACATCACGTTACATTTACCGAAACCCGGAAAGTAAGCATTGTGTTATATTGTTGGTTCTTTCACAccttaaaaaatgtatgtagcTATCTCATTCTCATGACATTTATAAAGTTTTCGAAGTACCGATGGAGCTGGAACACGCATTGTTTATTTTCTGGAAGAGAATTGTGTTTTTACGTAAATTAGAATTTTACacgtattttaataagtaaacagtgaaatattattaaaaaatggaGCGATTATGTACACTAGAAAATGAAATCAAAGAATTACGtcagaaattaaaagaaaaggaGGATGAAATGAGTAAAATTCGCCGCGAATTATTTGGTGTaagttattttcttactttGTCAATCAATTAAATGATTTctagttatatttatgtaatatacgCGATCTATATGATGCGAAATATTACTATTTTAGAGTATTCTGTAAAAATATCTCTTTTCGTACAGAAAACATCTGAAAATTGATTTCGTTATAACTTTCATTACCGAATGCCGGCAATTTGTATTAagctataatatattatattgccatgccctaaccgggtttcatTTTGAAACTAATCTCCTACTGTAATATCTATCTACTTAAacctacacatgaatgcaataaataatttgagtttgaacttattttttttgacatttaaaaggctatttcattaaaattcttgTAAACACCTGTTCAAATTATATgtgaatgtttaatttaattatgcatACTTTTCAAAAACTGGTTACTGTTATCATATTTACTTTGAGAATACTTTGCTCTGAATTATTTTGCCTTACTTTGACGCCACTTTAGTTTACACCATTTAACACACGAAGGAGTAAGCAGAAATGCAAATATACAATGAAAGccccactttttaccagttatgatataagtcccatgtaaatagggggtgagtctattgcagTAAATCAAGAGTAATTCCAGgttccatgctattactgagaaatttctgAAGAATTAAACCAGCTGCTATTGCTAGGTACTTGCACTAGGAATCACTTGACAATCAAAACAATCCATTACATTTAGTCTTGTTTATTTCTTCAAAGCAgtctataaaattttgtatgcaTCTAATTTTTTCTTGTTACCATTGAAATATCAGGAAATcctttgataaaaagtatcctatatcTGTTTTCTAGTTTTAAGCTACCTCCTCACCAATTTTCAGCCAAATAGATTTAACCATTGTTAAGTTATAGCAACATTcttatatatagatatatttctttaattttaggCCCAAGGAGACTTCCGAGCCTGGATCCCAGGCCAGGGTCAATTGGAGACCAGTTCTACAGATGCTGGTACAGTCCAATGCGGGACACTGCCCAAATGGGCTATAGAGAGGTAAGTTAGGATAATATAAcctttatcattagaacttaagacgggatatttaccataatgttaattatgtctatgagtttacGATTACGATGATCACGgtttatgagcagacaaatTGGTTTACCCTTTTTCAAGTTCGTTTTTTGCCAACGATACCGCTACTAATGTCCCATCcactagttttaattttatcacagtaacaaaacaatcaaattcCGCGCGCCGTgttttcgcatgatcagctgttagcagcgaagCGTCTGCGCCCGCGGTAACAACGTAAGGCTTCTAAAAgcctagtaactaggtaggtaattaGGAACTTTAGCttctaacagctgatcatgcgaaagaaCGCGcgaaattttttattttattattgttataaaaataaaactaatgagtatacaaaaaaagtttcttcgacaaagttgtttgtaatcatgagtacaatcacgtgtttaaatatcgttcactaattaccagtcaccctttATAATGTAAATCTGCTAATCCCACAGGTACAGCAGACAGATCCTGCTAAAAGACATCGGAGTGCATGGTCAGACTAGGATCTGTCAAGCCAAGGTGCTGATCGTGGGAGCAGGGGGGTTAGGATGCCCATCAGCCATGTATTTAGCTGCTGCCGGTGTAGGTGAGTTACCTAACGTCTTGTCCAACGTGCTTaagcaaataaaaattcattcatTTCTGGCTCTGAAAGTaagcatatttattaattatattggaagcaagtataacagctcacacatagaacccacttagttttaagtcaaatttccgtggtgcttggcgactgggcttctcccagttgtgcagtctcttttgtgccttaaggcttaagtcattctgtctcctgcattaaattcaccgagggaagtggaaactatcgttttttctctcctctaataatatcttctgatttatttcgttgcgggatccaagacagtcattcatgtccctgggacgttggacttcagtgttccggtgttttcatggttgtatctactgtagatcccggtgcacaggagttgcagcggtattggaggttgtggcgggcttgtcccaataaaaaaatggaaataaaaacatagaatTCAATTCATTTCAGAAAGTTTCAAAGTCCAAATACTCATTTCCTGAAAGCATGTGTTCAAAAGTTGGCAGTAACTTCACATAATGTACAGCATAGAGCAGTTATGGAAAATTTTCCTTTTCTTAACTATCCTCCCTTATAATTAGTATGATATCTTCAATTTCTGAACGCTGTACATGAAGTCAAACTCTAACTTGATTATAATACCCTAGTACTTTAAAACACACAACTGCTCTGTGCTATAGGTTTCACTTGATGAATGATATATTAAACACTATACAGAtcatattcgatattatttaacGTGCTGAGAAACGTAAACTTTCCAACACTAGTGTCTACTTATGGGCAGGTGCTatatgtggaataaaatataaaatggcacCCACGAATAGTACCTatgggtgcccaatgtggaacaTCATCGGTGCCATTAGCCTGGGTGCCATTTAAActggtgcccaatgtggaatacctccaAGCTACGTCACTGGTCTGCTCGTATTTgcctaaatatataaaaaagtataattccCTAATTTCCTTATTATTGTTTCAGGAGAAATCGGCATAATAGATTACGACGTGGTTGAAATAACGAACATACATCGGCAGGTGTTGCATTTTGAACAGGACGAGAATGTCAGCAAGGCTGAGTCTGCCGCGTCTACGCTTAGAAGGTATTTATGTAAAcctataaagataaagataaattcattattataaacatgtgtaggtaacaatatacatataaatgcaaataataataaaatcatctaTCATTATGATATTTTGATTtgtgtggtataagccggtaaacgagcagacggatcacctgatggtaagcaatcgccgccgtccatagacacctgaaacatcagaggcgctacaagtgcgttaccggctttttgggagagGAGctgaatttaagtgttgttggggaataggggaatgggaagattgggaagaggggttattgggcctccggtaatctcactcacacaacgcaaacgttgtttcacgtcggttttctgctcggccgtggtatcactccggtcgggccGGCCTAGCAGTGTCGAAGTATGGTCCTCACATACTTATTACTTAACTAGCTTCGACCAGCGacttccaatcttcccaatcctcgattccccaacaaccattaaattcctaaccaccaaaagcctctgatgtttcaagtgtccatgggcggctgcgattgcttgccatcaggtgatccgtctgctcgttaaccgacttataccatacaaaaatagTATTCTTATTTGACTACATTTATTCTACTACCAAGCAGTCTCCTGCTTGGCAGTTAGCATTaccattttgtaaaattaaataacttctatTCTTAAAACTATGTATAAAACGCAGTCTTTGTTTAAAGAACACGAACTTATtccaaataacatattttttatgtatttaactaTTGTCCGGGCAAAAATATAGTACTTAGGAAGTATCGGTTTCTTTTCTCTGTTTTTCAAACTTTAGGCTAATAGTCACTACCTTTTCCTAtcactgatgatgatgatcacattatcctctatttcattgtctggactttaaaagagactatgacctctgagtttgtttcggcatttcttctcagagtagtccgataggaaatgccggcctcatctagctatttgaaattattgacgtgtaaaagttttattttataacctatttacagaaatatatatcatttatcaacatttaattaatagggtattatccttctagtcaaattcaatacttttatcgaaatgtgaaaaacgttacttttctatgaattttgtatgacattgcaaattatgacgtcatcatttttttgcgtcaaatagcatacttattacgcaaaaatagcgagaaaaattaaataaataagtatatcgtcaaatgaatgaatgaaaatacgattattttgggatattttattatattgaaatatcaaaataatttatttttgacctaggaaactacccaattttTTACATTTCAGCATAAACTCCCGTATAAAAGTGACGCCTTACAATCTACAATTGGATTCAAAGAACGCGATGGACATTGCGTCTCAGTACGATGTCATACTGGATTGTACCGACAATGTGCCTACACGGTACATGCTGAGTGATCTTAGCTGTTTTATTAAGGTATGTATTGTAATGTTGGCATAGCGTAGCATAGGTGCAGCGTAGCATAGTGTAGCAAAGCGATAGCAGCATAGCGTggttttttatcataatattagcatagcatagcataggtCAGCGTAGCGTCAGCGTATAGCGTGGCTTTACATGGCGTAGTATATCATGGCATAGCacagcatagcatagcatagcacagcatagcatagcatagcataagATTTACGTATCATAGCGATGTTTAGCGTACACATAGGAAAGCTCTAGCATAGTGTAGCAAAGTGTAGCATGGCGTAGTATGTCATAGCATAACACAGCATATCATAGTGATGATTAGAgtagcttagcttagcttagcCGCATAGGAGCATACCTTTGGCAtagaatagaaatagaaataggcTTGGTACAGCATTACTTAGCATGATTAAGCATAGCTTAACATAGCGTAGCGAAACAGCGTAGCATAATATATACAACATACTAGCCAAGCATAGCATAACGAAGCTCAGTGTGGCATAGCGTAGCATATCATGATGCAGCATAGCTAGCTTAACATGGCGTAGAGAACATAGCATAACATATTTCATTAATGGAAAAGCATAGCATAACGCTACTCAGCGTGGTGCAGCGTTGCATAGCATCGTttagcagcgtgcgcagacgcggcgacatcaCGCAGCTTACTGAAGTACTACTGAAACTAGTAGgtcttttctccattaatttacatgagtaaatcgtgattttaagttaatgaTAAGGTAAGATAAACATGAAACTACTGAAggtttttttgtggtataagtcggtaaacgagcagaccgattacctgatggtaagcaatcaccgccgcccattgacacacaccagaggcgttactagtgcgatGCTGGCGTTTTGGGAGtttagaatttattaatttaatggttgttgggcaattggggattgtgaagattgggaagggggtaattgcgCTTCCAgaaacctcacttacacaatgcaagcgttgttccacgtcggttttctgtggccgtggtatcactccggttaagccggcccagcagtgccgaagcatggctctcccacatttaacaactaatataaataaaacaataaaaatgctgATATCAATCTATGTAACAACGCCGTTTTTGCCGGCGCCGCCGACGTTTTCGCAACGCCTAGAGGGCGCTGGTATCGCATTAAATCCACTACCTCTTAATAGGGATAATGACTGggacaaaaataatcacactctcattcattttgatgaactacttaattttcgattttttctagctaaatttctagaaataagtctgctgtttgacgtcaaaaacttatgacgtcataatagagtatttcatacaaagttcatagaaaatatcgtttttgacgtttcgaaaaaagtattgaatttgactagcaGGAAACTAGCGTATTACTATACAGCTTGTATTATTGTTCCAGGGTGCTTCATACCAGGGTCCGTGTTACCGCTGTGTGTTTCCCACGCCCCCCTCTCCGGATGTAGTGGGGTCGTGCTCAGCTCATGGGGTCGCTGGACCAGTGCCAGGAGTTATAGGTAAGATGAACGTCTTctcatcatttttttttaatgaaacaagccggtaatcaagcagacgtattacctgatggtaagcaatggccgccgcccatggacacttgaaacaccagaggcgttacaagtgcgttaccggctttttgggagttaggaatttaagggttgttgttcgggactcggggattggga from Spodoptera frugiperda isolate SF20-4 chromosome 19, AGI-APGP_CSIRO_Sfru_2.0, whole genome shotgun sequence encodes the following:
- the LOC118281001 gene encoding LOW QUALITY PROTEIN: adenylyltransferase and sulfurtransferase MOCS3 (The sequence of the model RefSeq protein was modified relative to this genomic sequence to represent the inferred CDS: substituted 3 bases at 3 genomic stop codons): MERLCTLENEIKELRQKLKEKEDEMSKIRRELFGAQGDFRAWIPGQGQLETSSTDAGTVQCGTLPKWAIERYSRQILLKDIGVHGQTRICQAKVLIVGAGGLGCPSAMYLAAAGVGEIGIIDYDVVEITNIHRQVLHFEQDENVSKAESAASTLRSINSRIKVTPYNLQLDSKNAMDIASQYDVILDCTDNVPTRYMLSDLSCFIKVCIVMLAXRSIGAAXHSVAKRXQHSGASYQGPCYRCVFPTPPSPDVVGSCSAHGVAGPVPGVIGILQAMEALKIILDMSPDKLLVERMLIFDAEDMTTRTVRLRKRNPSCATCSDNPTVTQLVDYEAYCSAPANDKDLSLKILPQENRITASQVSELMGKGSPLVIDVRASPEFQMCHVLNTENRPIDGLRGSNLDQLVGQVEESREPVIFICRRGNDSQIAAKLVLDRLPEVHRSKVKDMTGGLHAWAAQVDNNFPIY